In Kitasatospora gansuensis, a genomic segment contains:
- a CDS encoding Ig-like domain-containing protein, which yields MAAITAAGLLVGWNSTLLGPAAEAQQTPDSWTAERRAVLPSGLGIQFDFAPLPGIAVRTAPGKLATGGPGYADGLRGGDPATGFELGVERPLTDGSWRTLGTLQLSFSRAVRNPRLHLSGLAALATGKGGSTGTASRLTVTGGSPSAPSLVARTDWAGWTVGDNALTPTGTGATDGTTPGSGTLELSGTVSTVTFRVEQRSTARDGSTTAPESPAQAYTVTLDEGVGTAPQGYGNVSHLVSDVFLGRTASGAAGVRPTVAATSAQRLLPPGGSAPQEPAELRERDQPMVELDGGASRRSPWANPAPPELQPGRGEYQGADPTVPFPAEAAIGRYYDLTVPVSPGPGPATLAGWIDFDHNGRFDATERVQSEVLVGAKSAQLEWTVPGNAAAGETWARLRIARNSAQLVTPGGYADSGEVTDQRIKLTVGAARPEITGPVSGAVVADARPEIRGEAGVQGATVAIMAGDTTLCRSTVAKDGRWSCRPDTPLPAGAHTLTPVETTKGGVVLRGEEIRITVKTDPPAAPVLTLPEYTNDPGLLLTGTGDPGSTVSVVDAANAPGAGRIAGELCSTAVAADRSWSCLPVENLADGKHQLTASATDGAGNRTAGKPVPLTVDTVAPPRPVLGSPAAGAELTSARPRLTGRAEPGSTVTVTTRGGTAGERVVLCTAVTGVDGAWSCTPARDLTAGEQSLVVTATDRAGNATSADAVTVTARPVAEPSPSSSPSASASAAASAPAVPSVMPSPSPVLPSAGVTLPSPSASVSAPVVSASAAPSPSPSVSVGAVEPPFGEPVLTPEEAAAILPIVIPPVVIELPVVLPSPAVSPVLSPSPVPSAPSAAPSVPSAAPSASVAAPVGGSASPAVGAAVVASATPAASAAPSPAAGTAPSPTASASATPAAGKPAVAAAPAPAAPAAPKASGVPSASPVSVDPMAPEPRNLAAPPVGAERPSSETWRTAACGVLLMLAAVGLLTRRVFGRGPGGRRRR from the coding sequence ATGGCCGCGATCACGGCCGCCGGGCTCCTGGTCGGCTGGAATTCGACCCTGCTCGGCCCGGCCGCCGAAGCCCAGCAGACCCCGGATTCCTGGACCGCCGAGCGCCGGGCCGTGCTGCCGTCCGGCCTGGGTATCCAGTTCGACTTCGCCCCCCTCCCCGGCATCGCCGTCAGGACCGCCCCCGGAAAGCTCGCCACCGGCGGCCCCGGATACGCGGACGGACTGCGCGGCGGCGACCCCGCCACCGGCTTCGAACTCGGCGTGGAACGCCCGCTGACCGACGGCTCCTGGCGCACCCTCGGCACCCTCCAGCTCTCCTTCAGCCGCGCGGTCCGGAACCCCCGGCTGCACCTCAGCGGCCTGGCCGCGCTGGCCACCGGCAAGGGCGGCTCCACCGGGACCGCGAGCCGACTGACCGTCACGGGCGGTTCCCCGAGCGCCCCCAGCCTGGTCGCCCGCACCGACTGGGCCGGCTGGACGGTCGGCGACAACGCCCTGACCCCGACCGGTACGGGCGCCACCGACGGCACCACTCCCGGCAGCGGCACGCTCGAACTCTCCGGCACGGTCAGCACCGTGACCTTCCGGGTGGAACAGCGCAGCACCGCCCGGGACGGCTCCACCACCGCCCCCGAGTCGCCCGCGCAGGCGTACACCGTGACGCTCGACGAAGGCGTCGGCACCGCCCCGCAGGGGTACGGCAACGTCTCGCACCTGGTCTCCGACGTCTTCCTCGGCCGGACCGCCAGCGGTGCCGCCGGGGTGCGCCCGACCGTCGCCGCCACCTCCGCGCAACGGCTGCTGCCCCCGGGCGGCTCGGCCCCGCAGGAGCCGGCCGAACTGCGCGAGCGGGACCAGCCGATGGTCGAACTGGACGGTGGCGCGAGCCGCCGCAGCCCCTGGGCCAACCCGGCCCCGCCGGAGCTCCAGCCGGGACGCGGCGAGTACCAGGGCGCCGACCCGACCGTCCCGTTCCCCGCCGAGGCGGCGATCGGGCGGTACTACGACCTCACCGTCCCGGTCAGTCCGGGCCCCGGCCCGGCCACCCTGGCCGGCTGGATCGACTTCGACCACAACGGGAGGTTCGACGCCACCGAACGGGTGCAGAGCGAGGTGCTGGTCGGCGCGAAGAGCGCGCAGCTGGAGTGGACCGTGCCCGGCAACGCCGCCGCCGGCGAGACCTGGGCCCGGCTGCGGATCGCCCGCAACTCCGCCCAACTCGTCACCCCCGGCGGTTACGCCGACTCCGGCGAGGTGACCGACCAGCGGATCAAGCTCACCGTCGGCGCCGCCCGGCCGGAGATCACCGGCCCGGTCAGCGGAGCGGTGGTGGCCGACGCCCGCCCGGAGATCCGGGGCGAGGCCGGGGTGCAGGGCGCCACCGTCGCGATCATGGCCGGTGACACCACGCTCTGCCGGAGCACCGTCGCCAAGGACGGCCGCTGGAGCTGCCGGCCCGACACGCCACTCCCGGCCGGTGCCCACACCCTCACCCCGGTGGAGACCACCAAGGGCGGCGTGGTGCTGCGCGGCGAGGAGATCCGGATCACCGTCAAGACCGACCCGCCGGCCGCGCCGGTCCTCACCCTGCCCGAGTACACCAACGACCCGGGCCTGCTGCTCACCGGCACCGGCGACCCCGGCAGCACCGTCTCGGTGGTGGACGCCGCCAACGCCCCCGGCGCCGGACGGATCGCCGGCGAGCTGTGCAGCACCGCCGTGGCGGCCGACCGCAGCTGGTCCTGCCTGCCGGTGGAGAACCTCGCCGACGGCAAGCACCAGCTGACCGCCTCGGCCACCGACGGCGCGGGCAACCGGACGGCCGGGAAGCCGGTGCCGCTCACCGTCGACACCGTGGCACCGCCCCGGCCGGTGCTCGGCTCGCCCGCCGCAGGTGCCGAACTCACCTCCGCCCGCCCCCGGCTGACCGGCCGGGCCGAGCCCGGCTCCACCGTCACCGTCACCACCCGGGGCGGTACGGCGGGCGAGCGGGTGGTGCTGTGCACCGCCGTGACCGGGGTGGACGGGGCCTGGAGCTGCACGCCCGCCCGGGATCTGACGGCGGGTGAGCAGTCCCTGGTGGTCACCGCCACCGACCGGGCCGGCAACGCCACCTCGGCGGACGCGGTCACGGTCACGGCGCGGCCGGTGGCGGAGCCGTCTCCGTCCTCCTCTCCTTCGGCGTCCGCGTCGGCTGCGGCCTCTGCTCCTGCGGTGCCGTCGGTCATGCCGTCGCCGTCGCCGGTGCTGCCGTCGGCCGGGGTCACTCTCCCCTCACCGTCGGCCTCGGTGTCGGCACCGGTGGTGTCCGCCTCGGCGGCACCGTCGCCGTCGCCCTCGGTGTCGGTGGGCGCGGTCGAACCGCCGTTCGGCGAGCCGGTGTTGACCCCGGAGGAGGCGGCGGCGATTCTGCCGATCGTGATCCCGCCGGTGGTGATCGAGCTGCCCGTGGTGCTGCCGTCGCCGGCCGTCAGCCCGGTGCTGTCGCCGTCCCCGGTGCCCTCGGCGCCCTCGGCCGCACCGTCGGTCCCCTCGGCCGCGCCATCGGCCTCGGTGGCCGCGCCGGTCGGCGGGTCGGCCTCCCCGGCGGTCGGCGCGGCGGTGGTGGCGAGTGCCACGCCCGCAGCGAGCGCCGCTCCCTCGCCGGCAGCCGGTACGGCTCCCTCGCCGACAGCGAGCGCAAGCGCCACCCCCGCCGCCGGCAAGCCCGCCGTGGCCGCCGCCCCCGCCCCCGCCGCGCCTGCCGCGCCGAAGGCGTCCGGCGTCCCGTCCGCCTCGCCGGTGTCGGTCGATCCGATGGCCCCGGAGCCGCGCAACCTCGCCGCGCCGCCGGTGGGCGCCGAGCGTCCGAGTTCCGAGACGTGGCGTACGGCGGCCTGCGGTGTGCTGCTGATGCTGGCGGCGGTCGGGTTGCTGACCCGGCGGGTGTTCGGTCGTGGTCCGGGCGGTCGGCGACGCCGCTGA
- the tadA gene encoding tRNA adenosine(34) deaminase TadA, with amino-acid sequence MQIAPLPAPVRPDPVRDRWTDAMRLAIDEAALATATGDVPVGALVFGPDGTVIGRGHNEREAVGDPTAHAEVVAIRQAAAALGEWRLAGCTLVVTLEPCTMCAGAIVLARVGRVVYGAYDDKAGAAGSLLDVLRDPRLNHRPEVIHGVLATPCADQLRTFFDAHR; translated from the coding sequence ATGCAGATCGCCCCGCTCCCGGCCCCCGTACGCCCCGACCCGGTACGCGACCGCTGGACGGACGCGATGCGCCTCGCCATCGACGAGGCCGCACTCGCCACCGCCACCGGCGACGTACCGGTCGGGGCGCTCGTCTTCGGCCCCGACGGGACGGTCATCGGCCGCGGCCACAACGAGCGCGAGGCCGTCGGCGACCCCACCGCGCACGCCGAGGTGGTCGCCATCCGCCAGGCCGCCGCCGCCCTCGGCGAATGGCGCCTGGCCGGCTGCACCCTGGTGGTCACCCTCGAGCCCTGCACCATGTGCGCCGGCGCCATCGTCCTCGCCCGGGTCGGCCGGGTCGTCTACGGCGCCTACGACGACAAGGCCGGCGCGGCGGGCTCCCTCCTCGACGTCCTCCGCGACCCCCGCCTCAACCACCGCCCCGAGGTCATCCACGGCGTCCTCGCCACCCCCTGCGCCGACCAGCTCCGCACCTTCTTCGACGCCCACCGCTGA
- a CDS encoding RNA polymerase sigma factor SigF translates to MSGELGSAEGHGMTTALAPVAEQVTGHQVTGPQIPAQQTASPFLTVDRTLDTRTLSRSLFQRLAALEPGSVEHTYVRDTLIELNLPLVRYASARFRSRNEPMEDIVQVGTIGLIKAIDRFDPERGVEFPTFAMPTVVGEIKRFFRDTSWSVRVPRRLQELRLALTKAGDELSQKLDRSPTVAELAVFLGVTEEDVVEGLAVGNAYTASSLDSTPGEEDGDGPLADRLGYEDLALEGVEYRESLKPLLAKLPPRERRIIMLRFFGNLTQSQIGEEIGISQMHVSRLLTKTLTQLRAGLISE, encoded by the coding sequence ATGTCCGGAGAGCTGGGCAGTGCGGAGGGCCACGGTATGACGACGGCCCTCGCGCCGGTGGCTGAGCAGGTGACGGGGCACCAGGTGACGGGGCCGCAGATCCCGGCACAGCAGACGGCTTCGCCGTTCCTCACCGTGGACCGCACGCTGGACACCAGGACGCTGTCGCGTTCGCTGTTCCAGCGGCTGGCCGCGCTGGAGCCGGGCAGCGTCGAGCACACGTACGTCCGCGACACCCTGATCGAGCTCAACCTGCCGCTGGTCCGGTACGCCTCCGCGCGCTTCCGCAGCCGGAACGAGCCGATGGAGGACATCGTCCAGGTCGGCACGATCGGCCTGATCAAGGCGATCGACCGGTTCGACCCGGAGCGCGGGGTGGAGTTCCCGACCTTCGCGATGCCCACCGTGGTCGGCGAGATCAAGCGCTTCTTCCGGGACACCAGCTGGTCGGTCCGGGTGCCGCGGCGGCTGCAGGAGCTGCGGCTGGCGCTCACCAAGGCCGGCGACGAGCTGTCCCAGAAGCTCGACCGCTCCCCCACCGTCGCCGAGCTGGCGGTCTTCCTCGGCGTCACCGAGGAGGACGTGGTGGAGGGCCTGGCGGTCGGCAACGCGTACACCGCCAGCTCGCTGGACTCCACCCCCGGCGAGGAGGACGGTGACGGCCCGCTGGCCGACCGGCTCGGCTACGAGGACCTGGCGCTGGAGGGCGTCGAGTACCGCGAGTCGCTGAAGCCGCTGCTGGCCAAGCTGCCGCCGCGCGAGCGGCGGATCATCATGCTGCGGTTCTTCGGGAATCTGACGCAGTCCCAGATCGGCGAGGAGATCGGCATCTCGCAGATGCACGTCTCCCGGCTGCTCACCAAGACGCTGACCCAGCTGCGGGCCGGGCTGATCAGCGAGTAG
- a CDS encoding SPFH domain-containing protein: MDVTRESSPRPNSWPPAPPELPQRGGGATQLSKAVADAVARPLIKARPVTVQDELDTDHDSAARTLVGALAGPDTQTGRAVVDTPFEPPVGASSSESRASRRPPRTDPALREQQARSLPGWLALLVLLAALAGVVLVLARAGVIPHLDGLPDLRGAAAKAGGGAEITARSIAAVSAAGLVVLATLAGLLVNAGGETRVLTRWGRYRGTVRRTGLLWVNPLLRRRRVDIRLRHWRSEPVQVADRTGTPIVVRLLIVWRVKDTARATLAIAGHEDYLREQVHAVLTRTASALPCDSNSAPGPALRDGQWFADELTRSLAAEAAPAGIEVYSVQPLALDYAPEVADSMRRRRLADLDAGLRTVLVDDAVEAAALAVRRLERATAHELDEAARSALMEQLLVAFVAPSGVAASVPSPAARAGRKEGKLA, translated from the coding sequence ATGGACGTCACCCGCGAATCTTCGCCGCGACCCAATTCCTGGCCCCCGGCCCCGCCGGAGCTGCCCCAGCGCGGCGGTGGCGCCACCCAGCTGAGCAAGGCGGTCGCCGACGCGGTCGCCAGGCCGTTGATCAAGGCCCGGCCGGTGACCGTCCAGGACGAGCTCGACACCGACCACGATTCCGCCGCCCGGACGCTGGTCGGTGCCCTGGCCGGGCCTGACACGCAGACCGGACGCGCCGTGGTCGACACGCCGTTCGAACCGCCGGTCGGCGCGTCGAGCAGCGAGTCCCGGGCGAGTCGCCGTCCGCCCCGGACCGACCCCGCCCTCCGCGAGCAGCAGGCCCGTTCATTGCCGGGCTGGCTCGCGCTGCTGGTCCTGCTGGCCGCGCTGGCCGGAGTGGTCCTGGTGCTCGCCCGGGCCGGGGTGATCCCGCACCTCGACGGGCTGCCCGACCTCCGCGGCGCCGCCGCCAAGGCCGGCGGCGGGGCCGAGATCACCGCCCGTTCGATCGCCGCCGTCTCGGCGGCCGGGCTTGTGGTGCTGGCGACCCTGGCCGGACTGCTGGTCAACGCCGGTGGCGAGACCCGGGTGCTCACCCGCTGGGGCCGCTACCGGGGCACCGTCCGGCGCACCGGCCTGCTCTGGGTCAACCCGCTGCTGCGCCGCCGCCGGGTGGACATCCGGCTCCGGCATTGGCGCAGCGAGCCGGTGCAGGTCGCGGACCGTACCGGCACCCCGATCGTGGTCCGGCTGCTGATCGTCTGGCGGGTCAAGGACACGGCCAGGGCGACGCTCGCCATCGCCGGGCACGAGGACTACCTGCGCGAGCAGGTGCACGCGGTGCTCACCCGGACCGCCAGCGCCCTGCCCTGCGACAGCAACTCCGCGCCCGGCCCCGCCCTGCGGGACGGCCAGTGGTTCGCCGACGAGCTGACCAGGTCGCTGGCAGCCGAGGCGGCGCCGGCCGGGATCGAGGTCTACTCGGTCCAGCCGCTCGCCCTCGACTACGCCCCCGAGGTGGCCGACAGCATGCGTCGGCGCCGCCTCGCGGACCTGGACGCGGGGCTGCGGACCGTCCTGGTGGACGACGCGGTCGAGGCCGCCGCCCTCGCGGTACGCCGCCTGGAGCGGGCCACCGCCCACGAGTTGGACGAGGCCGCCCGCAGCGCGCTGATGGAGCAGCTGCTGGTCGCGTTCGTGGCCCCCTCCGGGGTGGCCGCCTCGGTACCCTCGCCGGCCGCCCGGGCCGGGAGGAAGGAAGGAAAGCTCGCGTGA
- a CDS encoding tRNA adenosine deaminase-associated protein — translation MAYFAAVLARTDGAWDVSETELDNVETLADLADLAREAAQDDESVLVFIEQEDAWFAVLRVDGEEDPRIFVSDGAAAARSSYGSILTDELLDRVGDADFDDLDSLVTDLDDEDADQNAEDDDEDEAAGATGPGGVPVGPLGDPELLIEFGLPAEGLLDLSGEGAMPGDALSEIADAIGCGEVLEAVR, via the coding sequence GTGGCGTACTTCGCTGCAGTGCTTGCTCGCACCGACGGCGCGTGGGATGTGAGCGAGACAGAGCTGGACAACGTCGAGACCCTTGCCGACCTGGCCGACCTGGCCCGGGAGGCGGCCCAGGACGACGAGAGCGTCCTGGTCTTCATCGAACAGGAGGACGCCTGGTTCGCCGTCCTCCGGGTGGACGGCGAGGAGGATCCGCGGATCTTCGTCTCCGACGGAGCCGCTGCCGCGCGCAGCTCCTACGGCTCGATCCTCACCGACGAACTGCTCGACCGGGTCGGCGACGCCGACTTCGACGACCTCGACAGCCTGGTCACCGACCTCGACGACGAGGACGCGGACCAGAACGCCGAGGACGACGACGAGGACGAGGCGGCCGGCGCCACCGGTCCGGGCGGCGTCCCGGTCGGGCCGCTGGGCGACCCGGAGCTGCTGATCGAGTTCGGCCTGCCCGCCGAGGGGCTGCTCGACCTCAGCGGCGAAGGCGCGATGCCCGGCGACGCCCTCTCCGAGATCGCCGACGCGATCGGCTGCGGCGAGGTGCTGGAGGCGGTGCGCTAG
- a CDS encoding RNA polymerase sigma factor SigF — translation MSVQTQGSSAPETGEETVPKEPEEAQQVDPLVELRERPPGARSSVDVRTLTRVLFERLAELPPGAPERERVRAALIEANIPLVRYAATRFRSRNEPMEDIVQVGTIGLINAIDRFDPTRGVQFPTYALPTILGEIKRYFRDNVRTMHVPRRLQELWVQVSGAMEELTITHGRSPKVPEIAANLRIPEEDVRACLAAGRAYNAASLEAAQEHEGGLALLDRLGYEDSALADVEHRDMVRHLLVQLPERERRIIMLRFFANLTQSQISTELGMSQMHVSRLLSRILTRLRTGNSWEE, via the coding sequence GTGTCCGTGCAGACACAGGGCAGCAGCGCGCCGGAGACCGGCGAGGAGACCGTGCCCAAGGAGCCCGAAGAGGCTCAGCAGGTCGACCCGCTGGTGGAGTTGAGGGAGCGTCCGCCGGGCGCCCGGAGTTCGGTGGACGTCCGGACGCTGACCAGGGTGCTGTTCGAGCGGCTGGCCGAGCTGCCACCGGGTGCGCCGGAGCGCGAGCGGGTGCGGGCGGCGCTGATCGAGGCGAACATTCCGCTGGTGCGCTACGCCGCGACCCGGTTCCGCAGCCGGAACGAGCCGATGGAGGACATCGTCCAGGTCGGCACGATCGGCCTGATCAACGCGATCGACCGGTTCGACCCGACCCGGGGCGTGCAGTTCCCGACCTACGCGCTGCCGACCATCCTCGGCGAGATCAAGCGGTACTTCCGGGACAACGTCCGCACCATGCACGTACCGCGCCGGCTCCAGGAGCTCTGGGTCCAGGTCAGCGGCGCCATGGAGGAGCTGACGATCACTCACGGCCGCTCGCCCAAGGTGCCGGAGATCGCGGCCAACCTGCGCATCCCGGAGGAGGACGTCCGGGCCTGTCTGGCGGCCGGCCGGGCGTACAACGCGGCCTCGCTGGAAGCCGCCCAGGAGCACGAGGGCGGGCTCGCCCTGCTGGACCGGCTCGGCTACGAGGACTCGGCGCTCGCCGACGTGGAGCACCGGGACATGGTCAGGCACCTGCTGGTGCAACTGCCCGAGCGGGAGCGGCGGATCATCATGCTGCGGTTCTTCGCGAACCTGACACAGTCCCAGATCAGCACCGAGTTGGGCATGTCGCAGATGCACGTGTCCCGGCTACTGTCCAGAATCCTGACCAGACTACGGACCGGGAACTCCTGGGAGGAGTAG
- a CDS encoding aldo/keto reductase has protein sequence MTDNLSDAPHQVTLGGSDLAVSTLSLGGNVFGWTADRAESFAVLDAYAAGGGNFVDTADVYSSWVPGNTGGESETIIGDWLRSRANRADIVVATKVGAHPEASGLSAVTIKSATEDSLRRLGVDHIDLLYTHRDDTGTPVEEFVPALDQLVREGKVRAVAASNISAERLTEALEFSAREGLAAYVAVQPHYNLVSRGTYEGPLAEVVAAHGLSAVPYYALASGFLTGKYRPGGAAVESARAIGAARYLEDPRGPKVLDALDQVAAEHGVAQATVALAWLAAQPTVAAPIASARTVEQLPPLLAASRLRLRPAELALLDAASA, from the coding sequence ATGACCGACAACCTCAGCGACGCTCCCCACCAGGTGACCCTCGGCGGTTCGGATCTCGCCGTGTCCACCCTCTCGCTCGGCGGCAACGTGTTCGGCTGGACCGCCGACCGGGCGGAGTCCTTCGCCGTCCTCGACGCGTACGCGGCCGGCGGCGGCAACTTCGTCGACACCGCGGACGTCTACTCGTCCTGGGTGCCGGGCAACACCGGCGGCGAGTCCGAGACCATCATCGGCGACTGGCTGCGCAGCCGGGCCAACCGCGCCGACATCGTGGTGGCGACCAAGGTCGGCGCCCACCCCGAGGCCAGCGGGCTGTCCGCGGTGACCATCAAGTCCGCCACCGAGGACTCGCTGCGCCGGCTCGGGGTCGACCACATCGACCTGCTCTACACCCACCGGGACGACACCGGGACGCCCGTCGAGGAGTTCGTGCCCGCGCTCGACCAGCTGGTCCGGGAGGGCAAGGTCCGGGCGGTGGCCGCCTCCAACATCAGCGCCGAGCGGCTCACCGAGGCGCTGGAGTTCTCGGCCCGGGAGGGGCTGGCCGCGTACGTCGCGGTGCAGCCGCACTACAACCTGGTCTCCCGGGGCACGTACGAGGGCCCGCTGGCCGAGGTGGTCGCGGCGCACGGGCTGTCCGCCGTGCCGTACTACGCGCTCGCCTCCGGCTTCCTGACCGGCAAGTACCGGCCCGGCGGCGCGGCGGTGGAGAGCGCCCGGGCGATCGGCGCCGCGCGCTACCTGGAGGACCCGCGCGGGCCGAAGGTGCTGGACGCCCTCGACCAGGTCGCCGCCGAGCACGGCGTGGCGCAGGCCACCGTCGCGCTGGCCTGGCTGGCCGCGCAGCCGACCGTCGCCGCGCCGATCGCCAGCGCGCGGACGGTGGAGCAGCTGCCGCCCTTGCTGGCGGCATCCCGGCTGCGGCTCCGGCCGGCGGAGCTGGCTCTGCTGGACGCGGCCTCGGCCTGA
- a CDS encoding Dabb family protein, with protein sequence MIRHLVLFKLNDGVAKDDPRALAGAKAFDELGGVIPELREWECGWNTTERDIAYDYAINSKVEDREALAAYIGHPAHQAAAGQWREFATWVIADIEV encoded by the coding sequence GTGATCCGGCACCTGGTCCTGTTCAAGCTCAACGACGGCGTAGCGAAGGACGACCCGAGGGCGCTCGCGGGCGCCAAGGCGTTCGACGAGCTCGGCGGTGTGATCCCCGAGCTGCGCGAGTGGGAGTGCGGCTGGAACACCACCGAGCGGGACATCGCGTACGACTACGCGATCAACAGCAAGGTGGAGGACCGCGAGGCGCTGGCCGCGTACATCGGCCACCCGGCCCATCAGGCTGCCGCCGGACAGTGGCGTGAGTTCGCCACCTGGGTGATCGCCGACATCGAGGTCTGA
- a CDS encoding tyrosine-protein phosphatase, with protein sequence MTQQSTEIARSLGLAGAANARDLGGYRTTDGAVLRHGVALRADALNRLSAEDGALLVAAGVRRVVDLRSTDEVREAGPDLIPGLPTADLVELARSTEPVTVEPVGTAGPTLHHLPVFAADFDIYVALRDALADRDADKQFALLGNGKAAGMMTGLYRWFVTDPVARDRFATVLRLLAAPDGPPVLFHCSAGKDRTGWVAALTLTALGVDRETVFEDYLLTNTRSAALIARIMESFGTQGLMKDPTLLLPVFRAEREYLEAAFEEVATGWTSFEHFWQAGLGLDDTVLAGLRANLLV encoded by the coding sequence GTGACCCAGCAGTCCACCGAGATCGCCCGCAGCCTCGGGCTCGCGGGAGCGGCCAACGCCCGCGACCTCGGCGGCTACCGGACCACGGACGGCGCGGTGCTGCGCCACGGCGTCGCGCTGCGGGCCGACGCGCTGAACCGGCTCAGCGCCGAGGACGGCGCGCTGCTGGTCGCGGCCGGCGTCCGCCGGGTGGTCGACCTGCGCAGCACGGACGAGGTCCGCGAGGCGGGCCCCGACCTGATACCCGGTCTGCCCACCGCCGACCTGGTCGAGCTCGCGCGTTCCACCGAGCCGGTCACCGTCGAGCCGGTCGGCACGGCCGGTCCGACCCTGCACCACCTGCCGGTGTTCGCCGCCGACTTCGACATCTACGTGGCGCTGCGCGACGCGCTGGCCGACCGGGACGCGGACAAGCAGTTCGCGCTGCTCGGCAACGGCAAGGCGGCCGGGATGATGACCGGCCTCTACCGCTGGTTCGTCACCGACCCGGTCGCCCGGGACCGGTTCGCCACCGTGCTGCGGCTGCTGGCCGCGCCGGACGGCCCGCCGGTGCTGTTCCACTGCTCGGCGGGCAAGGACCGGACCGGCTGGGTGGCCGCGCTCACGCTGACCGCGCTCGGCGTCGACCGGGAGACCGTGTTCGAGGACTACCTGCTGACCAACACCCGCTCGGCGGCGCTGATCGCGCGCATCATGGAGAGCTTCGGCACCCAGGGCCTGATGAAGGACCCGACCCTGCTGCTGCCGGTCTTCCGGGCCGAGCGGGAGTACCTGGAGGCGGCCTTCGAGGAGGTCGCGACCGGCTGGACCTCCTTCGAGCACTTCTGGCAGGCCGGCCTCGGCCTGGACGACACCGTGCTGGCCGGCCTGCGCGCCAACCTGCTGGTCTGA
- a CDS encoding C40 family peptidase, with the protein MKIATDPALIGFADLTPTAGPCGCAHCLAVSRRLARARGAVGPGSADGGRIHRAVRATCVATTVLAGAGVIGLGLGATTANAMPAPSKQGWDGTKYWFKNANGEWRYTSYLSVYQARTAQGSTPPSAASTNSVGIQQGWDGSKYWFKNSSGEWRYTSHLSVYQARTGQSGGGTAPAPAPAPPTAPSTPASGSIESAIAFASAQLGKPYVWGGNGPSGFDCSGLVQQAYRRAGISLPRVADDQYAAGTPISSGQLRRGDLIFWSNSSRASGIHHVAIYLGDNKYLEAARPGTTIRISTLSKGYFPTHLARP; encoded by the coding sequence GTGAAGATAGCCACCGACCCCGCCCTGATCGGTTTCGCCGACCTCACCCCGACCGCCGGTCCGTGCGGCTGCGCCCACTGCCTGGCCGTCTCCCGCCGACTGGCCAGGGCCCGGGGCGCAGTTGGGCCCGGCAGTGCCGACGGCGGCCGAATACACCGGGCGGTCCGGGCCACCTGTGTCGCCACCACCGTGCTGGCCGGTGCGGGAGTGATCGGGCTCGGACTGGGCGCGACCACCGCGAACGCCATGCCGGCGCCCAGCAAGCAGGGCTGGGACGGTACGAAGTACTGGTTCAAGAACGCCAACGGCGAGTGGCGCTACACCAGTTACCTCTCGGTCTACCAGGCGCGCACCGCCCAGGGCTCCACTCCGCCCTCCGCTGCCTCTACCAACTCCGTTGGTATCCAGCAGGGTTGGGATGGCTCGAAGTACTGGTTCAAGAACAGCAGCGGCGAGTGGCGCTACACCAGCCATCTCTCGGTCTACCAGGCCCGCACCGGCCAGTCCGGCGGCGGCACCGCCCCGGCCCCCGCGCCCGCCCCGCCGACGGCGCCCTCGACGCCCGCCTCCGGCAGCATCGAGTCGGCGATCGCCTTCGCCTCGGCCCAGCTCGGCAAGCCGTACGTCTGGGGCGGCAACGGCCCGTCCGGCTTCGACTGCTCCGGCCTGGTCCAGCAGGCGTACCGCCGGGCCGGGATCAGCCTGCCGCGGGTCGCGGACGACCAGTACGCGGCCGGCACGCCGATCAGCTCGGGCCAGCTCCGCCGCGGCGACCTGATCTTCTGGTCCAACAGCAGCCGGGCCTCCGGCATCCACCACGTCGCCATCTACCTCGGCGACAACAAGTACCTGGAAGCCGCCCGCCCCGGCACCACCATCCGCATCTCGACCCTGAGCAAGGGGTACTTCCCCACCCACTTGGCCCGCCCGTAG